A genomic stretch from Candidatus Nitrotoga arctica includes:
- a CDS encoding glycosyltransferase family 4 protein — protein sequence MKILAVSYDIPYPDQSSGELRFFTLLSLLARTHEITFYSEDMTITTELDAAAQALSDLGVRIENGTFEHLLRRESFDIVFFEFYFVAEGLLEFVRAWQPRARVVVDSVDVHFHRLRSKAHLTGLRSDREHAEVIKRSELTVYRQADLVLTVSEEDSRVLRNEGLRNEIDVIPNIHAILPLAPHQWGDRLELIFIGCYKWAPNIDAMIYFCREMLPLLRQTVPQFRLRIIGSAPTDEVKALAADDVQVVGFVPETTPLLLSSDISIAPLRYGGGIKGKIGEAMAHGLPVVSTSIGIEGFGFRIGEDVLACDTPQAFVDAIAILWQDRNRYETVRRNGWNFINDRYSEQAAECLIAPILDGLVARPPKRMSVVKRIKMLAPHYLDKYVLWRLKA from the coding sequence ATGAAGATCCTTGCCGTTTCCTATGACATTCCATACCCGGACCAAAGTTCAGGCGAGCTGCGCTTTTTTACACTGCTTTCGCTTCTGGCTCGCACTCATGAAATCACGTTCTATTCCGAAGACATGACGATCACGACCGAACTAGATGCCGCTGCCCAAGCATTGAGTGACCTTGGCGTCCGCATTGAAAATGGCACTTTCGAACATCTGCTCAGGCGTGAAAGCTTCGACATAGTTTTCTTCGAATTCTACTTTGTCGCTGAAGGCTTGCTTGAGTTCGTACGGGCTTGGCAGCCGAGAGCGCGTGTGGTGGTAGATTCAGTAGATGTCCACTTTCATCGCTTGCGTTCCAAAGCACATTTGACCGGTTTGCGCTCAGATCGTGAACATGCCGAAGTAATCAAACGTAGCGAATTGACCGTGTACCGCCAAGCGGATCTCGTGCTAACGGTAAGCGAAGAAGATAGCCGTGTTCTACGTAACGAGGGGCTACGTAACGAAATCGATGTAATCCCTAATATTCACGCAATTCTGCCGCTTGCCCCTCATCAGTGGGGAGACAGATTGGAACTAATTTTCATAGGCTGCTATAAGTGGGCGCCTAACATTGATGCCATGATTTATTTCTGCCGGGAGATGCTCCCACTTTTACGTCAAACGGTCCCACAGTTCAGATTGCGCATCATTGGCAGCGCGCCCACCGACGAAGTTAAAGCCTTAGCCGCGGACGACGTGCAGGTGGTGGGTTTCGTGCCAGAAACAACCCCTTTACTCCTATCAAGTGATATTTCCATTGCACCACTTCGCTACGGCGGAGGTATCAAAGGAAAGATCGGCGAGGCAATGGCGCATGGTTTGCCAGTCGTTTCGACTTCGATCGGTATCGAAGGCTTCGGCTTCCGAATTGGCGAAGATGTACTGGCATGCGATACACCTCAAGCGTTCGTCGATGCTATAGCAATATTGTGGCAAGACCGGAACCGCTACGAGACCGTTCGCAGAAATGGTTGGAATTTCATCAATGACCGCTACTCTGAGCAAGCGGCAGAATGCCTAATTGCACCTATTTTGGATGGTTTAGTCGCCCGCCCACCGAAGCGCATGTCCGTGGTTAAGCGCATAAAAATGCTTGCCCCGCACTACCTAGACAAGTACGTGCTTTGGAGATTGAAAGCATGA
- a CDS encoding glycoside hydrolase family 99-like domain-containing protein: MSTNNTNDTARQLRLIAFYLPQFHPIPENDEWWGKGFTEWTNVAKAKPLFPGHYQPHIPADLGFYDLRLPEVREAQAELARQHGIHGFCYYHYWFNGRRILERPFNEVLDSGKPDFPFCLCWANENWTRTWDGGEKNVLLEQKYTHEDDLAHIENLMPVFRDKRYIRIDGKPLFLVYRTELMPDPARTAEIWREAARRAGIGGLYLARVENFSDNDPRNIGFDAAVEFAPDHTTVGKLMYQSRFHRFLAYTGLLPRSYLENKVAHYNAMAEGTLRRPDADFTRFHCVTPSWDNSARRKHGAWLYVGSTPGKYGAWLRSTIEKTIRKYKGEERIVFVNAWNEWAEGNHLEPDLKWGSAYLEETRDALSRAEFAPMNDHFEMNENGVRQPSFLKRLYWRASNVIDEQKELLKNFSPKDKG; this comes from the coding sequence ATGAGCACGAACAATACTAATGATACGGCGAGGCAACTGCGACTTATCGCCTTCTACCTCCCCCAGTTCCACCCCATCCCTGAAAACGACGAATGGTGGGGCAAGGGCTTTACCGAGTGGACTAATGTCGCGAAAGCCAAGCCGCTTTTCCCAGGCCACTATCAGCCGCATATTCCTGCCGATCTGGGTTTTTACGACCTGCGTTTGCCTGAGGTGCGCGAGGCGCAAGCTGAGCTCGCGCGCCAGCATGGCATCCATGGCTTTTGTTACTACCACTATTGGTTCAATGGCCGCCGCATCCTGGAGCGGCCGTTCAACGAGGTGCTAGACTCAGGCAAGCCAGATTTCCCTTTCTGCCTGTGCTGGGCTAACGAGAACTGGACCAGGACTTGGGATGGTGGAGAAAAGAATGTTCTACTCGAACAGAAATACACTCATGAGGATGATTTGGCCCATATCGAGAATCTGATGCCCGTTTTTCGCGATAAGCGCTACATCCGTATCGATGGTAAGCCACTGTTTCTTGTTTATCGCACTGAACTTATGCCTGATCCGGCCCGAACGGCCGAAATCTGGCGAGAGGCCGCAAGGCGGGCCGGGATTGGTGGTTTATATCTGGCAAGAGTTGAAAATTTCTCAGACAATGATCCGCGGAATATTGGGTTTGATGCTGCCGTGGAGTTTGCGCCCGATCATACGACTGTAGGTAAACTTATGTACCAAAGCCGATTCCATCGGTTCCTTGCGTATACAGGTTTGTTGCCAAGAAGCTACCTCGAAAACAAGGTAGCACACTATAATGCCATGGCAGAAGGAACGCTGCGAAGGCCCGATGCAGATTTTACCCGTTTCCATTGTGTGACTCCTTCCTGGGACAATAGTGCGCGCAGAAAGCACGGTGCTTGGCTTTACGTAGGGTCGACACCAGGCAAGTATGGGGCGTGGCTAAGGTCAACAATCGAGAAAACTATTCGCAAGTACAAGGGGGAAGAACGCATCGTTTTCGTGAACGCTTGGAATGAATGGGCAGAGGGCAACCACTTGGAGCCGGACTTGAAATGGGGAAGCGCCTATCTGGAAGAGACTCGGGATGCTCTCAGCCGAGCAGAGTTCGCGCCCATGAATGACCACTTTGAAATGAATGAGAATGGTGTCCGGCAACCGAGCTTCCTCAAAAGACTTTATTGGCGAGCTTCCAACGTTATTGACGAACAAAAAGAGTTACTAAAAAACTTTTCTCCAAAAGATAAAGGTTAA